In Spirosoma aureum, a single genomic region encodes these proteins:
- a CDS encoding cytochrome c oxidase subunit II, whose product MVYIVALLSVIFLGLAALVVSRIATVVKNASGPAEEGRIGLSNKINGAMFMIFFVVGLIGAVWSFLYARQYFLPEASSPHGRRTDFLFWLSMAIITVAFVVTNALLFIFSWLYQHKEGRKAAYYPENHKLELIWTVIPAIVMAVMVFTGWRAWRDIMAEAPTDAQVFEIVGKQFNWIVRYPGVDNNKLGSYNYKLIDNNNETGIDYTDEASFDDFVSTSELHIPVGKPVLLKIRARDVLHSVFIPHLRVKMDAVPGMPTRFWFVADKTTDEMRNITGDQNFGYEIACTEVCGQGHFSMRIRLIVEDEASWQAWCKQQKPLLSSTPELAVRIPANLKAKAAKYLPADAAAAPADSVTASIKQGGGVSVARATIR is encoded by the coding sequence ATGGTTTATATAGTCGCTTTATTATCGGTAATCTTTCTGGGATTGGCTGCTTTGGTAGTTTCCCGGATAGCCACCGTCGTGAAGAATGCATCGGGGCCAGCCGAAGAAGGTCGGATTGGATTAAGCAACAAGATCAATGGAGCTATGTTCATGATCTTTTTTGTGGTTGGATTAATCGGAGCCGTGTGGTCATTTTTATACGCACGCCAGTATTTCCTGCCAGAAGCTTCATCTCCTCATGGACGACGGACAGATTTCCTGTTCTGGCTTTCGATGGCTATCATTACTGTAGCCTTCGTTGTTACGAATGCGCTTTTATTTATCTTCTCATGGCTCTATCAGCATAAAGAAGGACGTAAAGCTGCTTATTATCCAGAAAACCATAAGCTTGAGTTAATCTGGACGGTTATTCCCGCTATTGTAATGGCAGTCATGGTATTCACCGGCTGGCGGGCATGGCGTGATATTATGGCAGAGGCACCTACTGATGCGCAGGTATTTGAGATTGTAGGAAAACAATTCAACTGGATTGTTCGCTACCCAGGTGTTGATAATAACAAACTCGGCTCTTACAATTATAAGCTCATTGACAACAACAATGAGACTGGAATTGATTATACGGATGAAGCGTCGTTCGATGATTTTGTTTCTACATCAGAGCTTCACATCCCCGTTGGAAAACCTGTATTGTTAAAAATCAGGGCCCGCGATGTATTGCACAGTGTCTTTATCCCGCATTTACGCGTGAAAATGGATGCCGTACCAGGTATGCCAACTCGGTTCTGGTTTGTAGCGGATAAGACGACGGATGAAATGCGTAACATTACCGGCGATCAGAATTTCGGGTATGAGATTGCCTGTACGGAAGTTTGTGGTCAGGGCCACTTCTCTATGCGTATACGTTTAATTGTAGAAGATGAAGCCTCCTGGCAAGCCTGGTGCAAACAGCAAAAGCCACTACTTTCATCGACTCCTGAACTGGCAGTTCGTATTCCGGCTAATCTGAAAGCAAAAGCCGCCAAGTATTTGCCTGCCGATGCAGCTGCTGCTCCGGCCGACAGTGTAACAGCATCAATTAAGCAAGGTGGTGGGGTATCGGTAGCCCGTGCTACGATCCGTTAA